In the Lusitaniella coriacea LEGE 07157 genome, one interval contains:
- a CDS encoding slr1658 superfamily regulator: MTEFQVFGDFQEKLQGHSHEFLILGISDNSITTQKQWQKNGLSADFVAAYLATFLPLKQEELENKKLRKRIQESVNYIANELLENAMKFNDRKFPHPIKFELHLLKDENLKIFMKTKNNISYETLEHFRTFIKDFISSDPDEFYLRQLERTDDEYTSGLGFISIKNDYFAKLGWKFEKIEQEPLAIAATTMVQLEYGSYGSSNL; this comes from the coding sequence ATGACTGAATTCCAAGTGTTTGGCGACTTCCAAGAAAAACTGCAAGGTCACTCCCACGAATTTCTGATTTTGGGTATTTCCGACAACTCAATTACCACTCAAAAACAATGGCAAAAGAATGGTTTGTCTGCTGACTTTGTTGCCGCTTACCTTGCCACATTTTTACCCTTGAAACAAGAAGAACTTGAAAACAAAAAGCTCAGAAAAAGAATCCAAGAATCTGTGAATTACATTGCCAACGAGCTTTTAGAGAATGCAATGAAGTTCAACGATCGTAAATTTCCTCATCCGATTAAATTTGAACTACATTTATTAAAAGATGAAAATCTAAAAATCTTCATGAAGACTAAAAACAATATTTCCTATGAAACCCTAGAGCATTTTAGAACTTTCATCAAAGACTTTATTTCTTCAGATCCAGACGAGTTTTACCTGCGTCAGCTAGAAAGAACCGATGACGAATATACTTCGGGACTGGGATTTATTAGCATCAAGAATGATTACTTTGCCAAGCTAGGCTGGAAGTTTGAGAAGATCGAACAAGAACCATTAGCGATCGCGGCCACAACAATGGTACAACTTGAGTATGGTTCTTATGGGTCATCCAATCTTTAA
- a CDS encoding slr1659 superfamily regulator, which yields MEIKGDKYRVHYDPQTSTIDFQGSLRRMGIADYAPIEKLLENVVEQNPPLITLNLYDLKLLNSAGIRMLSKFVIRIRNQKNIRMIINGTKDSTWQDSSLKNLQRLMPPSHLELRLH from the coding sequence ATGGAAATCAAAGGAGATAAATATCGGGTTCATTACGATCCGCAAACGAGTACAATTGACTTTCAAGGTTCCCTACGACGCATGGGAATCGCGGATTATGCGCCCATCGAGAAGTTATTAGAAAATGTTGTCGAACAAAATCCCCCACTAATTACGCTCAATCTCTACGATTTGAAACTACTGAATAGTGCGGGGATTCGGATGCTGTCTAAGTTTGTTATTCGCATTCGCAATCAGAAAAACATTCGGATGATTATTAATGGAACAAAAGATAGCACTTGGCAAGATAGCTCTTTAAAGAATTTACAGCGATTAATGCC